From the Mobula birostris isolate sMobBir1 chromosome 22, sMobBir1.hap1, whole genome shotgun sequence genome, the window ctaatagttaaattaaaaatagtgcaaaaaacaaatgacataaaaagtgaagtagtgttcatgagttcaatgtccatttagaaatcagatggccgagaggaagaagttgtttctgaattacttctgtacctccttccagactgtaacaatgaaaagagggcatgccctgggtgatgggtgtcatTAAAAATGGACACAGCCTTTCTAAGGCACTGCCCTTTAAGATGTCTTGGATATCTAGTACCCATGAGGGAGCTGGCTGGCTAGGTAATTTCACAACTTTCcatagcttctttcaatcctatgtagttgccccccccaccccacccatcataccagacattgatgcagcctgtcagaatgctctccatggtacatctgtagaagttttcaaatgTTTTAGGTGGCAaatcaaacctcctcaaactgataatgaaatatagttgttgttttgccttctttatagctgtatctgTATTTGGACTCAGTTAGAGTttcagaaatattgacacccaggaacctgaagtttctccacttctgatccctctatgaggattggttcgtatTCCCTCattctaccctttctgaagtccacaatcagctctttggtcttacttaTGTTCCGTGTAaaattgttgctgcaacaccactcaactagtacGCCcttttgtctccatctgagattctgccaacaatggttgtatcatcagcaaattaagagatggtgtttgagcaatgcctagccacacagacatgggtATATAGatagcagagcagtgggctaagcacacatccctgaggtacaccagtgttaATAGTCAGCGTGGAGAaaatgttattaccaatccacacagattgtgatcttccagttaggaagtcaatgaTCTAATTGcacagggagatacagaggcccattttctgtagctttttgatcaggactgtaggaattatggtgttaaacgctgagctatagtcaacgaacagtatcctgacataggtgcttgttTTGTCCAGATGATCAAAGGCTGCGTGAAGCCCCATTGAGCTTGTgtctgccgtagacctattgtggcaataggcaaattgcagtgggtccaggtccttgctgaggcgggagttgattccagccatcgccaacctttcaaagcatttcatcaccgtaggtgtgagtgctactggagtAGTCATTAAagtagctcacactactcttcttggacattggtataattgttaccCTTTTGAATATGGTCAGTATAGAAAATACCAGCAAATAGATTAACCTAGAGCAATCATATTTGTTTTCATTCCAAGAGAATGTAGCACTGGAGAGTTTTCCAGTGTTTGTTTAAAATGTCTTGCGATGCCTAAAGTTAACAGATGAATGGACTAGTAAAAAAAATCATACAACATAAGTCATATGCATTTacaactttttaaaaagtattttcAATGAATTTCACTGACATACACTTTCACCATAATTCTTGCAAACTTTATGAGACCATTAGACATTGCAGCAGAATTAGACTAATTGGCCCATCAAGGTTATTCtctcattcaatcatggctgatttatttatttccctctcAACGCCATTTGCCTACCTTTGCTCCGTAGCCTTTGACATTCTACTGATCAAGAAAcgatcaaactctgctttaaatataccaaaatggtttggcctccaaagctgtctggggcaataaattccactgatccaccacactctggctaaacaaattcctcatctttgttaaagggatgttcttttattctgagactgtgtcctcatGTCCTACATTCTCCCACTGTTCGAAACATCTCTTCCCTGTTCACTccgtcaaggcctttcaatatttggtagtttcaatgaaatcctccacattcttctaaactacagttGAGTACAGGCCATGTGCCATCAAATGTTCCACATACAccaaccctttcattgctgggatcATTCTTATTCGACTCCTCTAGACTCTGCCCTATGCCAGCATATTCTTTCTTAGGCATGGGGCCTAAACCTGTTCACAATAATCtaaatatggtctgaccaatgccttctaaagcctcagcattacatccttgcttttatattctaattctctcaaaatgcatttgctttctttactaccaacttaaccttcagggaattctgcacaagaactcccaagtccctttccacttgaaatttctgaattcactggacttttagaaaatagtctatgcctttattctttctaacaaagtgcatgatcatacacttccctagaATCTATTCAATTGGCCATCAGCACAATAGTTCATATTTAGCTTCAAGTATTTAAATTTTGATTTGAAAGTAACCATTGAATCTGTGACTCCAGAAGACAAATGTACCAAAAAATCCCCAAAGTAGCAGATTCCTCTAAAGGCACCAATAACCAGTTAGAAAATCCAACAAGCAACTTACTGATATTTTCCTCAGTCATTAATGCTGTCATTGATGCCAGTGTCACAACATAACCATAAGACAATTGTATTCATGTTTCGCACTTCTATATTATCATTTCAAAATATTCCCGACTGTGCCTTCTAGcatctttaatatttttaaaatgcatCCAATGCAAACTCTGGTAACAGTACTTAATCTTCTGCCGGAGTCCTTTCTACATCCTCAAATTTTCCCATTTCTCTAAATCACATATTACTTTGAATCCTTCTCACTTGGAGCTGGTTTATTCCACTTTCATTTTCACAATCCCTTTAAGAGTTTAGCTCTTATAATCTAAATAGCATTTATAGCAATTACTTCTAAGGAGATATTTTTCTTCCAGTGTTCATAACAACTCGTTGCTAAATAGCCTTTCTTTCCTTACCAGGCCTAGCCTACGGCTGCTAAAAAGACTATCTGAATTAGAAGAGTATCCCTCCCATTTTCACTCGATGCACAGTCATTTACTGAAATGCATTTAGATTGGGAGGCTTTGATTCATTACGTCTTCTCTTTGTTGAATCATAGATTATCAAGGGCATTTGGAGCTGTCTGGTCTCCCAGGCTTTAAGATCAGATCATTTAATTTGAGCTAAGGATACAAGTGTCACCTACGTCAATGGAGCTCAACTCCAGACAGAGTGATGGGTTTTCAAcccaaacaaaaacagaaataggaATCAACTACCTGGCTTCCTCAAGTTGCCCAATGTTCAATAGTCACAGCTAATCCATGacttcaactccattttcctgcacaAACCCTATATTCCCTGATTCTCCAAGAATCCAAAATTCTGTAACCTTCAACCTAGCCTGATATACCATCTGTAGACACCTAACATACAAAATGTTCACAATTCTGGATGAAAGTATGTTTCAGATACTCAACCCTGTTGCTCCTAGACTAAATTCCCCAGTTTAGACTCCCCACCAGAGTAAACTGGCTGTCAGTATCCACCTCATCGTGCCTGATCAGAACCTTGTGGGATACAATTACCTCTCTTTCTTCAAACCTCTGAACAACATAGGCTATTTTATTCTGACTTCATTCACTTGGCAACTCCCTCTATTATATATTAATCCAATTAATTAATGaacttctgctccaccatttccaaAACATGTATGGTGCTTTGGATGTGTATAACTGCAGTAAGACTTCTTTACTCCTGTAATTTTACTGTTGGCTTGTGTATTGCTTCATCAAAATGATGCAGACATACCATGGACGGGGAGGAGAAAGTGAGTGAGAGGCGGGAAAAGAAACAAAGCAATGATTGATGATTCATATATTTTAACATAGCAAGATTTTGTTTTCAATAAAAATCAAATAATCTTTTTGCATGATTGTAAACAATATATTTTACACTATAATGCACAAAACCATTTCTCACATGCACTCTTATTTACATATCAACAAACACCATAAAACACCAGCCCAGTCCTCCAACTAGCAGCATTGTCACATGGATTCCATAGATAAAGAGTTCATTCATTGTGTTAAAGTCAACACGCCTACGCCCCAGCAACAGAAGCACTATGGAAAGCTTGTATTGAAAGCGCAGGGACACACGTATGAAGAAGTACTGGATACAGAAGAGGATGGACAGTGCCACCCAGAGTATGGACGTAAAGAGGCTGCAGCTGAAGTACAACAGGAAGCGGATGAAACAAAACAGCCACCGTGATTTCAAGTAAAGGTCGAAGCTACTGTATTTGGTCCGGACGAGGTGCGTTGTCCGAACTGGGCCACATGCCGAATGTAGACATGTAGAATGGGGGCCATGGAAGGAACGCACCCGACGGGGGATTGGGAATATAGGCATCAAGGCAGGTTGCGGCAATGTTCTCTCAGTGACAGGAGTCCGAGAAAATGTGGCTTCGCAAACAACAAACAAATCATCGTCTGTTAATGGTCAACAGCTCCCCACTGTTTCCTGTTCAAAGGTCTGCAAAAGAAGaggtaaaaaaattaaaatgcatCAAAACAAGTAACAGCttaatttccaatcatttctATTCTTTTCCTGATCTTTCTGGTTTATGCTGGGAcatgagggaaaaaaaaagaaatttcagCAAGGGAAATTACTGTTCACAATTGCAATATTCTCAAATCAAGATGAGATTGTTTTTGTACACCACTCATCCACCATAACCCATCTTTCCTTCTGCCAGTCTTATAAAAATGCATCGCGTCAGGAGTGAGTCTCTAATATcataaaaggaaagaaaaatctGCAAAAAATCTTACTTTACTTCACAAATGAAACTGATAACTATAAATAAATCAGAGCTATATTATCTCTGTACATGGCTCACTTGTTTCTCAATCATTGGTGCAATAATGTGAAATTTAGTACTTCTGTTGACATTATCATAAACCAATGCTTACTTTGGCTCTATGGTTCGACTAGAGAACTGGACTGGTTATCATTGAATCAAAGGAGGTTGAGATAGAAGATTTGATAATAGTATATGGGAAAGAACAAAATGTTTCAGTACAAGGACCTGGGGCACATGCTTAAAATTTTGAAAAAAGATATAaaaagtgattttttaaaaaaattacataaAAAGCAGTTATGATCTGAAAGTCATTACCCAAAAGGCTAATGGAAAGAGAATCAGATCTTCCAAAAGGGGATTTGACAGATTAATTTGCAGGGCTTTGGGGAAGTGTGGAAGAATGGCTCTGAAAGGATCAGTGTGCAAGGAACAAATGAAAGACTCAACAGgctgaataacacacacacattGCCGGACGCACTCAGTAGTGTCAAGCAACATTtattaaaatgaataaatagtcaatgcttcaggctgagagaaaggtttcagcccaaaacgttgaatgtttattcatatccatagacactgtctgacttactgagttcctcaagcattgtgtgtgtgtgttgctctggatttccagtatctgttgaACTTCCTGTTTGCAATCAAGAATAACCTCCTTTTGGTTACTACAACTTGGATTGCATAATACAAGttttataattttattttatggTTTACTCACATATTGCTACATTGTTTTTATTAAAATGTGAACAATTAGATTTGTTAATTGTGATGAAGGTGGCAGAAAAGGGGAATGCACTCATCCCCTGAAATTAACAGTCTGGATTTATTTCAGTTTTAAGGTTAAACTCAAACATCACACATTGTCTAAAATGGGTAGGAAGGAGATGAGGGGAAGAAGCATGATGCAGTCTGTTTTGTCTGCAGATGCCAGTGAGAGCATCAGTACTACTTTAATAATATTTTGGCCCATTTCTTTCTTACCTACCACAAATTATTGCATGATACCATATAATTTTGATTTTACATTTTTTAAAACATTAAGTGTAATTATCTGAATTTGATCCTCAGTTATGCTCGCTTTCTAACTCATGTTCTTAGCCATTCACTTTGATTCTCTCCTAATAACAGTTAAGATTAGAGGCTCACCAGTGCTGAGAACTGCATAGTAGAGTTTGGAGGAAGTGCAGAAAACATGCCATATTAAATTACAAAATATTACCAGAACATTGATTAAAGCTCCATTTGGAAAGACCGTTAAGTGACAGTGGTTACGATTCCAATCACCTTTTCTTTAATGCCCACTGATTTCAGTTTTAATGAGCCTCCCTGATGCCACCACACCCTTGATGCTACCTCATGCAGTCAAATAATGCTTTGCTGACAGGGCAGGCAGATTCATCTCAACTGACCTCTGAAACTCAATTCTTTGATGAGTTCGGAGCTAAGAAATTCCAGGATTAGTAAGAGATGGGCCACACTTTTCATCACTTTGATGATGTTTCCATATTTATTGAATACACGCCAGTGTTGTTATCATATTGGAACAAGGCAGTTAATAATATGACTGgagcatacattcagtggccattttattagttgTACGagtgtacctaatagagtggccacagGAAAGGAACACTGTGtggacttctgctgctgttgacatccatttcaaagttcaatgtgttgtgcattttggagatgctcttctgcacaccactgttgtaacccaTGGCTTTCTGAGTTACTGttggcttcctgtcagcttgaaccactctggccattctcctctgaccttgctcattaacaaggtgtttttgcctacagaactaccactcactgattttatgttttgtttttcgcaccattctctgtaaactctaaagattattgtatgtgaaaatcacagatcagcagtttctgagatacagcaATGTCTGGCACCAattatcattccatggtcaaagtcacttagatcacatttcttcaccattctgatatttggtctaaacaacaactgaaccttttgaccatgtctgcatgtttataTGCATTGAATggcagccacatgattggctgattagatatttgcattaacgagcaggtgtacaagtctACCTAATAAAGTCGCCATTGAGTGCATGCTTCTAGTAATATTGCAAGGAAGTTATCTGTTTCTGTAATTTTTGTTGTACCCTTTATTCATATTTAATTACCTAGCACCTGGAGCAAACTGCATGCACCTTTAGGATCTTAATTTCAAGCACAAGTTTAGGTAGAGCATCCCAGTTCACCACTATGTTTATCTCAAGTCATAGCTAATAAAGCAAAGTTGCTAATTCACTATCACCTCTCCATAAGACTAAAGACAGAATTATGTCATtcacccatcaggtctgctcagTGTTTCCTTCACGGCTgacttattgtccctctcaaccttattctcctgccttctccttgtaatctGGCTAGTCAATaaattatcaacctctgcttccacagctgcctggggcaatgaattccacagattcaccatcctctggttaaagaaattccttctcgcctctgttctaaattgatgtccctctattctaaaactgtgccgtctggtcctggacgcccccactataggaaacatcctttctatagccACTCGATTTATGCCTTTCAGTAagatcctctcccccaccccaccatccatTCCTTTAAACTCCAgttagtacaggcccagagccagcaaataCTCTTTATACACTAACCCTTTCCTTTCCGGAATCgatcttgtgaatctcctcttggcctatccaatgtcagcacattttttcttaaaggggtccaaaactgctgacaatactccaagtgtggtctgaccattgccttataatgcttcagcattacatccttggtcTTGAACAGGTGTCCccggcttttcgaacgttcgctttacaaaacctcactgttatgaaagacctacgttagtaaacaacaggaattctgcagatgctggaaattcaagcgacacacaaagttgctggtgaacgcagcaggccaggcagcatctctagaaagaggtacagtcgacatttcaggccgagacccttagtcctgacgaagggtctcggcctgaaacgtcaattgtacctcttcaagagatgctgcctggcctgctgcgttcaccagcaactttgatgtgtgttacctacattagtaccctgttttcactaacagaaggcgttttcactgttacgaaaaaagcagcacgcaaaaaaaatcagcgcgcgataaaaggcagcgcgcaccccaagcagccgctctcccctggatttggaactgcattcttgccggcattgcttaaacacgtgcctgtgaacagccgtttgcaagatgagttctaaggtatcggaaaagcctgaaagagcttgtaaggatgttacacttagcgtaaaactagacataattaagcattttgatcgtggtgaacgaagtaaggactaagtgagtttggcttgtggaagctgatgttGAACAAGTTTTggtatcccatgaccaagaactgatagatgaagagctgatgcaattggaagaggaaaggataacaatcgaaaccgaatgagtaatgataaagtacgactttaattttgaaagggtacgtcggtttaggggatatttgcaggatggtttgagtgcttacaaagaactgtgtgatagaaaaatgcacgaggctcagcagtcaagcaagccttctacatcagccacagcagacgatgaatctcgaccttcgacatcgaggcaggcagtcataggagatgagctgcctgctctaatggaaacagacgacaagatgccaccccagtgtcccaccaccccaacacccaggccacggacagataccaattcgcggagaatgcagcagtagccgggagacacacagcacatctttaagaaaaaagctggaataaacatgctaattaattaggcgccgcccgacacgtaatcgtcggcccagatcagagatgatgcaattggcaatcagcactgatctgggccgacaattacgtgccaggcggcacctaattaattagcatgtttattccagcttttttcttaaagatgtgctgtgtgcctcccggctaccactgcatgcttcgcggatcagtatcggttcgctgcccggagggtggggaccactgcagcacccaaactccgacgactcagtctaacacaccatcatcagtgtgctctgcgctttcccaattccggtaagtgatactacactgtacatacattatttctactttatatcggctgtgtatttttacgtgttatttggtatgatttggcagcttcatatcttaaaggttactggaaagCGTTTGTACTTGTTTTTGCtgatggcgcttgcgtgagattttcgctacggagaacagttcaggcaatgattgtggaaaagtatttctactttatataagctgtgtatttatcatatcattcctgcttttactatatgttactgttattttaggttttatgtgttacttggcatgatttggtaggttatttttgggtctgcgaatgctcacaaaattttcccatataaataaatggtaattgcttcttcgctttatgacattccagcttacgaaccttttcataggaacgctctaccttcggatggctgGGAAACCTGTATTCTAGTTCACTtcaaacaaatgctaacattacatttgctttccATACCACCAAATGAATTTGCAAATTAACTGTTAGGGAATCTTACACAAGGatttccaagtccttttgcagctctgatttttaaagatttatttcctgctcagaaaataatctatgccctCTTTCCTGCGACCAATGTGCACGAGCACATACTTcgtatactatattccatctcccacttttttgcccattttcccaatctgtccaagtccttccgcagactcactgcttcctcaacaccacttgCCTCTCCATTTATCTTTGGATCGTTCTGCAAAGTTGGTcacaaagctgtcaattccatcatccgaatTATACACATATAACGTgtaaagaagcggtcccaacattgaccctgcagaacaccactagtcaccagcagccaaccagaaaaagccccatctgtccccactctttgccttctgccagtaagccaacctctatccatgctagcatctttcctgtaagaccatgggctcttagcttgttaagcacctcagcatggcaccttgtcaaaggcctttcgtaaatccaagtatacgacgtCCTTTGTCAATCCTGCATGTCACGTGCAGtaccttttatattattggctagcatacCTTTTCTCTCCTTGTGGCAATTTAGTTGCCTTCAgctggttttttttaaaaaagttcccaatcctctaacttcccacaaatttttgttatattatatgcCCCCCCCTTCACTTTTATTCAGTCTTTGAATCCCCTAGTTAGCCACAGTCaagtcatcctccctttagaatacttcttctgggatatatccataagaccataagacaaaggagcagaagtaggccattcggcccatcgagtctgctccgccattttatcatgagctgatccattttctcctatttagtcccactcccctgccttctcaccataacctttgatgccctggctactcagatacctatcaatctctgccttaaatacacccaatgacttggcctccactgctgcccgtggcaacaaattccatagatccaccaccctctgactaaaaaaatttcttcgcatttctgttctgaaaggacacccttcaatccttaagtcatgccctcttgaactagactcccccatcatgggaaacaactttgccacatccactctgtccatgccttttaacatttgaaatgtttctatgaggtctcccctcattcttctaaactccaaaggaatacagtccaagagcggacaaacgttcctcatatgttaaccctctcattcccggaatcattctagtgaatcttctctgtaccctctccaacgtcagcacatcctttcttaaataaggagaccaaaactgcccacagtaccccaagtgaggtctcaccagcgccttatagagcctcaacatcacatccctgctcctatactctattcctctagaaatgaatgccaacattgcattcgccttcttcactactgactcaacctggaggttaactttaagggtatcctgtacgaggactcccaagtcccgttgcatctcagaactttgaattctttccccatttaaataatagtctgcccgtttattttttctgccaaagtgcataaccatacactttccaacattgtacttcatttgccacttctctgcccattcttccaatctatccaagtctctctgcagactctccgtttcctcagcactaccggctcctccacctatcttcgtatcgtcagcaaatttagccacaaagccatctattccataatgtaaatcgttgatgtacaatgtaaaagaagcagccccaacactgtttcctgcagaacaccactggtaaccggcagccaaccagaataggatccctttattcccactctctgtttcctgccaatcagccaatgctctatccacgtatgtaactttcccgtaattccatgggctcttatcttgttaagtagccttatgtgtggcaccttgtcaaaggccttctgaaaatccaaatatacaacatccactgcatctcccttgtctagcctactggtaatttcctcaaaaaattgtaataggtttgtcaggcaggattttcctttaaggaatccatgctgagttctgcctatcctgtcatatgcctccaggtactctgtaacctcatccttgacaatcgactccaacaatttcccaaccacagatgtcaagctaacaggtctataatttcctttttgcttccttgtccccttcttaaatagcagggtgacatttgcaatcttccagtcctccggaaccatgccagaatctatcaactgtgtgcctcagggatctgttctgggacccctgctctttgtgatttttataaatgacctggatgaggaagtgaagggttgggttagtaaatttgctgatgacacaaaggttgggtgtgttgtggatagtgtggacagctgtcagaggttacaacagaaccttgataggatgcaaaactgagctgagaagtggcagatggagttcaacccagataactgtgaggtggttcattttggtaggtcaaatatgatggcagaatatagtattaatggtaagacttttggcagtgtagaggatcagagggatcttggggtccgagtccataggactctcaaagctgctacgcaggttgactctgtggttaagaaggcatacggtgcattggccttcatcaattgtgggattgagtttaagagccgagaggtaatgttacagctatacaggaccctggtcagaccccacttggagtactgtgctcagttctggttgcctcactacaggaaggacgtggaaaccatagaaag encodes:
- the LOC140186065 gene encoding transmembrane protein 250 — translated: MPIFPIPRRVRSFHGPHSTCLHSACGPVRTTHLVRTKYSSFDLYLKSRWLFCFIRFLLYFSCSLFTSILWVALSILFCIQYFFIRVSLRFQYKLSIVLLLLGRRRVDFNTMNELFIYGIHVTMLLVGGLGWCFMVFVDM